The sequence ATCAGTTTCAAGCACAAGTGTGATAGACATGGCTGTTAGAGATGGGGAGCTGAGGGTTTTCATAGTCTCTGGAGAGGTTTCCGGAGACACCATTGGCTCTCGTCTCATGGCGTCTCTGAAGAATCTCTGTCCTGTTCCTGTCCGTTTTGCCGGTGTTGGAGGGTAATCTTTTACGTTCCCTGCGGTTTTATTGGAAACTGTAATTCTTTGCGGATGTCCTTTTACATAGGTTTATGTTAGCAGCCTCTGTCTGTGCATTTAAGTAATTGGGTTATCTTGCTTTTCTTAAGAGAATACAATCTTCACATGGATAACATTTTAGACGCTTTGGACAAAACTGTGGTTTTTGAAGTTTGTTGTTTGAATGATATTGGTTAAACAGGAGGTGTTTGTTTTGTGTCTATAATGTGTTTAGGTTGATGATGTCCAAGCAAGGATTAAAGTCGCTGTTTCCGATGGAGGATATTGCGGTGATGGGATTATTGGAGTTATTGCCTCATCTGAATAGGATCAGAGTGAGTTTGAGCTATATAAGACTTTACTGAACAAATTCGACGACAAATAGTGTTTCATCTTTTAGTACAAGGGAAAAAACGTTTTTACATTCTGGCATCTGGTTATTGTATTGTGTCAGGTGAAGCTGCTGGAGACACTAGAGGCTGCTCTTCTGTTTCAACCTCATGTTGTTGTGACAGTGGATTCAAAGGGTTTCTCTTTCCGCCTCTTAAAACAGCTACGGGGTAATATGCACCACCTTCTTGGTGTTATAATCAGACTTTAGTGATACGTATGGTGTTGGAAAATGGGGACATGCTTTTTGCAGCTAGATACAATCAGCAGCGAGTCGATGCTCCAGTACACTTCCACTATGTAGCACCGTCATTCTGGGCTTGGAAAGGGGGTGAAGCAAGACTCCGAGGCCTGGCTGGATTTGTGGATCATGTCTTGTGTATActtccaaatgaagaagaagtttgCAGATCAAATGGACTGGCTGCGACCTTTGTGGGCCACCCcattttggaggatgttttggaGCTGAAATCGGTATGATTTTTTTGTTCTCCTTTATGGAATAGAAGTACTTGATAATTGTCATTACAGATCATACTTTAAGATTTCTTGAATCTTTAGCTTCATGTTCGTTCTTTTAAACAGTTGAAAATAATACAAACATAGTTCAGAACCATTTGATGCTTTTAAAATCgacttttgtttttaagtttcaagTACTAATACACAATTTTGTTTCTAGAAGGACACTTCACCCCATGAATGGAAGATAGAAGGAAACTGTGAAGATTTCCGAAGGAGATATGCAATACCAGCAGGTGAAATTTAATCTTCATTCGTAATATTTATTTGATTATCCTTGGCAGTACCTAAGAATAATTCTGTTATAGTGGCCTAAGAATCGAGGTTCCACAATGAAACCATTTCTGAAATCTTCTTGCTCCATCAATTGATTATTTCTTCCcctttcttctccttttttaaataaatttattccaAGCTCCATATCATTGCCAAGGCGCTCCTTTCTGTGTGTGCACACATTTCTTTCTCTATCAAAATTGGAGCGTTCATTTAATATTCTGTGATTTTTATTTTGCAAAGGAGCAAAAGTCATTTCCTTGCTTCCTGGAAGCAGATTACAAGAGGTCACCAGAATGCTTTCTATCTTCGCAAACGCTATGGGATTATTAAAAGTGTCCTTTCCTGAGTTAGTAACAGTCATCCACGTTGCTCCAAATCAGCATGTGAAGAACTATGTTGCCGGAATCGCTAACAAGTGGCCTGTGCCCTCTATATTGATTCCAGGAGGATCCCTGCACCAAAAATATGATGCATTCAGTGTGAGTGAAAAAAACCTAAAAGAGTACTGTGGATGCTATAAATTGTGTTTGCTTGTGTATCCTTTTACCTCCTACACAGTGAAATTTGTCTCCTCGTTTGATAGCGGTGATGCACTTAACATCGCCATCTAACAGAGCATGAATCTGAGCATATCTGAAACCAAGTTTTCGGATGTTCATATCTGAGCATATTTGAATATGTCTGTTCTTGCTCAAACTTGTTACTTATATTAACTTGCAGGCAAGTAGTGTTGCATTATGTGCTTCTGGAACAGTTGCCTTGGAGATGCAGCTTGCACGGCTACCATGTGTAGTCGCTTATCGAGCTCATTTCCTAACTGAGTGGATTATTCGTTATAAGGCCAAGATACCTTACGTCTCTCTCCCAAATATTCTCATGGATTCACCTATTATACCCGAAGCTCTCTTTCAAGCGTGCACTCCGACAAACCTAGCATCATTGATTTTGTAagtttcatttaagcatgatcTCTTCAATTTTTAGCGTGCTTACTGGCATACCGAATATTATAAGTACAAAGCCTGATATTTCCCTAGTTCGCACATAAATCAAGTATATTTGATCCACCGCAGGGGTTTGATACATGACGATGGCCTCCGAGAAAAGCAGATTGTTGCCGCTGGCAAGGTTATCAGACTTCTTTGCACTCCGGCCAGAAATTCAGATGAGTTGGTAGAGCAGCATCAAGGAGGGAGGTTTCCCCATAACACACCAAGTGTGATAGCAGCAACTGCAATACTGCACCATGCAAAGCCATAATTGTTATCTGTGGGATGTCATTATTTATGCACAAAATGTTATCCAAATGTTTGTATCTCACCGATGAATCCTTTAACTTGATTCAGATTGAAGGCGGTGAGTTTTGTTTCCGTTCTTCACTCGATTGGAGGTGTATGAATACTGACAATGTAACatcaaaattccaaaatttaatAAGCAACCCTATGTTGATCGGTTTTTCTTTTGACAATCGTTTTATCTAAACAGATCCGTCATGGATGAGATTGACCTATGTTCGAAAAAATGTCGTGAACATAAGCTCTAATTTCTTTGCttgcttgaacttgtacaagTAAATAAACAGGTATATTTCTAGTTCATACAAAAACTTGAAGTCCTCTGACATGTACGCAATTTTAAGTCGAATCGATTATCATCAACCCGATTAATTTGGAGTCCGGTTTGATTTGGTAAGATAACGAATTTGGACCAAATCACACCTACGAAACACAAAATCTAAGACAATGGTAACGCAGATTCGAATAACAAGGCTGACATATAGGGCATTCTTCCACATCGAAGCCATAAGACTAGCTCAACTCCTTACAAACTCCTCAAGGCCACAAACAAAACCCACTTCTTATTATAGTAAACAACACTCAC is a genomic window of Malus domestica chromosome 09, GDT2T_hap1 containing:
- the LOC103442673 gene encoding probable lipid-A-disaccharide synthase, mitochondrial isoform X1: MLRRYSGMWFRKLRNVDGENFVGFSRLIRRYASVSSTSVIDMAVRDGELRVFIVSGEVSGDTIGSRLMASLKNLCPVPVRFAGVGGLMMSKQGLKSLFPMEDIAVMGLLELLPHLNRIRVKLLETLEAALLFQPHVVVTVDSKGFSFRLLKQLRARYNQQRVDAPVHFHYVAPSFWAWKGGEARLRGLAGFVDHVLCILPNEEEVCRSNGLAATFVGHPILEDVLELKSKDTSPHEWKIEGNCEDFRRRYAIPAGAKVISLLPGSRLQEVTRMLSIFANAMGLLKVSFPELVTVIHVAPNQHVKNYVAGIANKWPVPSILIPGGSLHQKYDAFSASSVALCASGTVALEMQLARLPCVVAYRAHFLTEWIIRYKAKIPYVSLPNILMDSPIIPEALFQACTPTNLASLILGLIHDDGLREKQIVAAGKVIRLLCTPARNSDELVEQHQGGRFPHNTPSVIAATAILHHAKP
- the LOC103442673 gene encoding probable lipid-A-disaccharide synthase, mitochondrial isoform X2, which gives rise to MLRRYSGMWFRKLRNVDGENFVGFSRLIRRYASVSSTSVIDMAVRDGELRVFIVSGEVSGDTIGSRLMASLKNLCPVPVRFAGVGGLMMSKQGLKSLFPMEDIAVMGLLELLPHLNRIRVKLLETLEAALLFQPHVVVTVDSKGFSFRLLKQLRARYNQQRVDAPVHFHYVAPSFWAWKGGEARLRGLAGFVDHVLCILPNEEEVCRSNGLAATFVGHPILEDVLELKSDTSPHEWKIEGNCEDFRRRYAIPAGAKVISLLPGSRLQEVTRMLSIFANAMGLLKVSFPELVTVIHVAPNQHVKNYVAGIANKWPVPSILIPGGSLHQKYDAFSASSVALCASGTVALEMQLARLPCVVAYRAHFLTEWIIRYKAKIPYVSLPNILMDSPIIPEALFQACTPTNLASLILGLIHDDGLREKQIVAAGKVIRLLCTPARNSDELVEQHQGGRFPHNTPSVIAATAILHHAKP